GTCATCGCGCTGCTCGTCGTCGGCTCGGTCTTCTCGATGCTGTTTTCGGTAACGACGGGCGCCTCGGATGCCTCGATCCTCGACGTGGTCGGCAACATGGCCGGCTCCGAGACGGCGCTGAGCACGCGCGACCGGATCATCATCTTCGACATCCGCCTGCCGAGAGCGATCCTCGGCTTCCTGATCGGCGCTTCGCTGGCCGTTTCCGGCACGGTGATGCAGGGACTGTTCCGCAATCCGCTGGCCGATCCCGGCCTTGTCGGCGTCTCCTCCGGTGCAAGTCTCGGTGCGGTTATCATGATCGTGCTCGGCGGCAGCCTTGCAGCGCCGCTTCAGGCGCTTCTCGGCATCTATGCCCTGCCGGCGGCCGCCTTTGGCGGCGGTCTCGTCACGACGCTGCTGCTCTACAGGATCGCCACCCGTCACGGCCAAACCTCGGTAGCGACGATGCTGCTGGCCGGCATCGCGCTCGGCGCCCTCACGCTCGCTTTGACCGGCCTGCTGATCTACATGGCCAACGACCAGCAGCTGCGCGACCTGACATTCTGGAGCATGGGCTCGCTGGCCGGCGCCACATGGACGAAGATCGCCGCCGCCGCCCCGATCATTCTGCTGTCCTTGACCGCCCTGCCCTTCATGGCCCGCGGCCTCAATGCCATCACCCTCGGCGAGGCCGCCGCCTTTCATATGGGCGTGCCGGTGCAGCGGCTGAAGAATGTCGCTGTCGTCGGCGTCGCCGCGGCGACCGGTGCGTCCGTCGCCGCCAGCGGCGGCATCGGTTTCGTCGGCATCGTCGTGCCGCATATCCTGCGTATGGCGATCGGTCCGGACCATCGTTTCCTGCTGCCGGCCGCAGCTCTTCTCGGCGGCTCGCTGCTGATTTTCGCCGATGTCCTGGCGCGCACCCTGGTCGCCCCGGCCGAGCTGCCGATCGGCATCATCACCGCGGCGGTCGGCGGGCCGTTCTTCCTGTGGATTCTGCTGAGGCAGCGTTCGCGCCTTGCCCTGTGAGTGCTGTCGTGAGTGACGAGATGATCGAAGTGTCCGGCCTCTCCGTGCGCCTTTCCGGCAAATCAATCATCAGCGATGTCGCCTTCACGGCAAAGGCCGGCGAGCTGACGGCGATTGCCGGGCCGAACGGCTCCGGCAAGACGACGACGATGAAAGCCATCTCCGGCGAGCTTGCCTATGGTGGCTCAGTGCGCATCGGCGGCGACGAGGTGAAAGAGCTGAAACCCTGGCAGCTTGCCGCCATTCGCGGCGTGCTGCCGCAGGCAAGCACCATCTCCTTTCCCTTCACCGTGCGCGAGATCGTCCGCATGGGCCTGACATCGGGCATCAACGTCAATCCCGACAAGGCCGAGCAGACGGCGGCCGCCGCACTTGCATCGGTCGACCTGACCGGCTTCGAAGGCCGCTTCTATCAGGAACTCTCCGGCGGCGAGCAGCAGCGCGTTCAGCTTGCCCGCGTGCTCTGCCAGATCGCCGAGCCTGTCGTCGATGGCAAACCCTGCTGGCTGCTGCTCGACGAGCCGGTCTCAAGCCTCGACATCAGCCACCAGCTGACGATCATGACGCTTGCCCGCAATTTCTGCGAACGCGGCGGCGGAGTCATCGCCGTCATGCATGATCTCAACCTGACGGCGCTCTTTGCCGACCGCATCGTGCTGATGAAATCCGGCCGCCTCGCCGTTGCCGGCGGCATTCGTGACGTGTTGACCGACGAGACCATGCTGTCGGTCTTCGGCTGCGCGCTGCGGATCAACCAGGTGCCGACCGACGGCACGCCCTTCGTGCTCGCCCACAGCGCCGTTTCCCAGCGCTGACCGCCGGCGCGACGGAACTTTTGACCGCCCAGGGCGTTTTCGGCAGTGATTTGGGTCAATGCCGCGCGATATCTTTCATGCAACGGACGGTGGTGACCCCCAGTGCGAAATAGGCGGGCTTGCGCGCGCCCCAGCCAATGGAGACAGCCATGAGCTATTCTATCTTCCAGTCCGGCCGCAGCCGCCGCAACGGCACCTTCCACAATCTGGAATCCGGCATCGAGGAGCAGGTCGAAGCGCTGCGCGACGAACTCGCGGAACTGACGCGCCTCGTCGGCAAGAATTCGCGTCACCAGAGCGAGAAAATCCGCAGCCAGGCCGGCGCCGGTTATGAGGAACTGCTCAGCCGCAGCGAGGATCTCTTACGCGAATTGCAGCACGGCTATGAGCGCGGCACGACCGAAATGCGCGACACCGTGCGCAAACATCCGCTGGCAACCCTCGGCGCGGCTGCCGCTTTCGGCCTCGCCATCGCCTTCCTCGCCCGCCGCTGAGGAAGCGCGATGCTGTCGATCCTCAGTCTCGTGACGGGCGCAAGCGTGCACCGAACCGTTGCACGCGCCAAGCGCAATAGCATTTTCATCGCGGTCGCCGCGCTTTTTCTCCTCACCGCCTACGCGCTGGCCGTCACCGCCGGCGCTATCTGGCTCGCCGGCATCTACGGCGCGTTCGGCGCCGTTCTCTTCCTCGCCGCCTGCGCGCTGCTGATCGCCATCATCGCACTGGTGGTGATGGCGGTTATCAATGCCCGGGAAAAGCGTCGCGCCCGCGAGCGCCGCGCCGCACTGGAATCGATGGCAGCAGTGGGGATCGGCCTGATCCGCTCTCAACCGCTGCTGACCGCGGGCGTACTGGCGGCCATCGTCGCGGCCAATCTGGTGGGGTCGAAGCGGGAGGATTGATGGCTTGGACAAGGCGCCCCACCCTGACCTTTCACCAAAACCAGGGAGAAGACCACTCAATTGGTATGGGATGGATGCTTTAACGGTTCATCCCATCTCTCCAGCCTTCAGTTCCTGATGTCCGGAGCGGCGCGCGAAGTCCACTCATGCTTCGGCCGTTGAACATCAAGCCGGAGGAGTCTGGGGCAGGCCAGAGCCGGATAGCTGCTCTCCAGACCGATTGCCAGCCCCTCGGGAGAGTTTTATCTCGAGTGGGTATAGGCATGCCACGTTGTCTGCGGTTTAACAGTTAGTGGACAACCGCTCATGAACGCCGTTACTGGCAGCGAGCATCGCAACCTCCTCCTCGTGCGCCAGTGAAAAAATTAGGCAAGGACGGTCGCCCATCCTCCCTCATTCCTGTGCCTGTCACAGGAATCCAGCCACGGCGCGTCCGCGCCGTGAATGAACCGAACCAATGGAAAAGTCTTTCGCGCCCAAGGACTTGGGCACACTGGATTCCTGTGACAGGCACAGGAGTAAGGGTGAAGAGGGGTGCCCTAATGGCGTCGGCCAAGCAGATGCTCGTTCTGCTCGACCAACCGACAACACCAAAAAAGCCAGCGCCCCAACAGGCAACCGGCTTCTCTATCACTTTCTCAGAAAGCAAACGCCTTCGACGTCAGCGGCGCCGAGGTGGCGTCGGGGCCGAAATCGGCTTCGCCTGATATCTGCAGCAATTCCTGCAGCCGCTGGCGGGCGCGGTTGACGCGGCTCTTGATGGTGCCGACGGCACAGCCGCAGATTTCGGCCGCTTCCTCGTAGGAAAAACCCGAGGCGCCGACGAGGATGATCGCCTCGCGCTGATCCGGCGGCAGCTGGTCCAGCGCCTTCTTGAAGTCCTGCAGATCGAGGGCGCCGTATTGCGAGGGGTGCATCGCCATCGATTCCGTGAACAGCCCGTCGCTGTCCTGGATCTCGCGGCCGCTCTTGCGCATCTGGCTATAGAGTTCGTTACGCAGGATCGTGAAGAGCCAGGCCTTCATATTGGTGCCCATCTCGAAATGATCCTGTTTGGCCCAGGCCTTCATGATGGTGTCCTGGACGAGATCATCGGCACGATCATGCCGCCCAATGAGCGAAATTGCGAAGGCGCGGAGACTTGGGAGGGCCGCCAGCAGTTCCCGCTTGAAGCTGGGTTGCGCTTTATCTTCCATGCGCATGATCCTATTCGGCCATCTTGGCAGAGGCCATCATTTCGGCATGGTCAAGCTTTTCGAGAAGGTCGAGAAAACGATCGGGAATCGCCTCCTCCTGCGCGGAGGCATAGAGCGACCGCAGCCTGACGCCGATCTGATTGTTCGGGTCCAGGATATCGCTTGCCCGCAGCTCCAGCTTGCGCTGATCGGCTGCTTCTTTCTTGCGTGTCGTCATCAATTCGTCTTCTCGCCAGTTATCTGTTGGGGCGTGCACGGGGCTGATTGCGATTTCAACCATCGACACCGAGCCTTCGCTTGTCGATGTCGCTGGCATATTTTGCTGGGTGGGTCAAAACGCTACGCCCTTTCTTCGTCGGCTTGATAATGCGGCGCGACAAAAAAAGTTCCTGCCGTTCCGGAACTTTTTTATCAAGGCGACGTTAACCGCTCATTGGAGCCAATGACCGGCCTGCATACGGGAGCACTTAATGACACTTTCCACTCGAATTGCGCCGCACCTTCCTTATCTGCGCCGCTATTCCCGCGCCCTTACCGGCACTCAGACTTCAGGCGACGCGTATGTCGCTGCCGTTCTCGAAGCTATCATCGCCGATCTCACCATTTTCCCGGATACGGCGAATGACCGGGTGGCACTCTACAAACTGTTTACACAATTGTTTGGTTCCACCGCCGTCCAGATTCCAGAGCCGACCTCGCCCTATGCCTGGGAACAGCGCGCCACCCTGAACCTTTCGAAGGTTTCGCCGGGCGCCAGACAAGCCTTCCTGCTCGCCTCCGTAGAGAATTTCCGCGTCGCCGAGATTGGCGAAATCCTGGAACTCGACGAACAGGATGTCATGCGTCTGCTCGACATGGCGTCGCAGGAGATTTCACGTCAGGTCGCCACCGATATCATGATCATCGAGGACGAACCGCTGATCGCCATGGATATCGAGCAAATGGTCGAAAGCCTCGGCCATCGCGTCACCGGCATTGCCCGCACCCATGCTGAGGCCGTGGCGCTCTACAACAAGACCAAGCCGAGCATGGTGCTGGCCGACATTCAGCTGGCCGACGGCAGCTCCGGCATCGACGCCGTCAACGACATTCTCAAGACCTCGAGCGTGCCGGTGATCTTCATTACCGCCTTCCCGGAAAGGCTTCTGACCGGCGAGCGCCCGGAACCGACTTTCCTTGTTACCAAGCCGTTCAACCCAGACATGGTCAAGGCATTGATCAGCCAAGCTCTTTTCTTCAACGAATCGACCAGAGTGGCTGCCTGAGACGCAATTTTCCGGCCTTCGGAACCAAATCGCCAAAGCAGACGTTCCGGTGCTACCGGGACGCTCCGCTGCTTTAACTGTTTTTGCAGCGCTTTGTTCTAAAGTTGACGGGCGGCGTCCCTATGGGCGCTTCCTTCAGCGACGTTCAAGATGTCACAAGGAAAGGCGGCCGAGTGAATACCACTGAACCATTATCCGGCATGCCTTTTACCTTCGAGGGCAAAGCCGCAATGATGGAACGTGCGCTCGGCAGCGCCGGGATTTCAATCCTCTGCCAGGATGACCGGCTGGCAATCTTCTATGCCGAGAATCTGCCGCCGCATTTCGCAGCACTCTTCACGCCGGGCGAAGGCGATGCCGCCCTGTTCGGCGATGCGCACGGCCGGTATCTGACGGCGCTGAAACACAAGGTGCTGGAAACCGGAATGCCAAATAATGCCGAGGTCGAGATCGACGTCGACGGCGAAATGCGCACCTATGAACTGAAGATCCAGCGCACCGGCAAACGCGGCACCCATGGACTTCTCTCGGTCATGGCGGAAGTCACCGAAAGCCGGCATCGTGAAAAAGTGCTGAAATCGCTGTTGCGCGAACTTTCGCACCGCTCCAAGAACCTTCTCGCCATCATCCAGGGCATCGCCACGCAGACGGCACGCAACACGCTCTCCCTCGACACTTTCCTTCTCAAATTCCGCGGAAGGCTGCAATCCCTGTCCAACTCGCAGGATCTGATCACCGATTCAAGCTGGCGCGGCGCCTATCTCTTCGAATTGGCCGAAAAGCAATTCGCTCCCTACTGGCCGGAAACGGCCGGCTCCATGCCGATCTACGGCATCAACGCCCATCTGACGCCGAACGCCGCCGTCCATCTCGGGCTCGCCCTCCACGAACTCATCGTCAACTCCGCCTCCTATGGCGCGATATCCGGTGGCGCCGCCTCGATCACCTTGAATTGCCGCGACGCCATGATCGGCGAGAAGAAGGCGATCGAAGTCACCTGGGCCGAGGTGCTGCAGAACCAGAGGGAAGTCCACGAATTCAGCGACAACAGCTTCGGCCGCACCGTGCTCGAGCGTGTTGTACCCTCGTCGGTCAACGGCAAGGCGGAGCTCAACCTCGTTCCCGGCCGTATCGAATATCGGCTGACCA
This Rhizobium acidisoli DNA region includes the following protein-coding sequences:
- a CDS encoding FecCD family ABC transporter permease, whose translation is MALPQAMMDRRRTFPMVEISANRQAGDRTRLALLVIALLVVGSVFSMLFSVTTGASDASILDVVGNMAGSETALSTRDRIIIFDIRLPRAILGFLIGASLAVSGTVMQGLFRNPLADPGLVGVSSGASLGAVIMIVLGGSLAAPLQALLGIYALPAAAFGGGLVTTLLLYRIATRHGQTSVATMLLAGIALGALTLALTGLLIYMANDQQLRDLTFWSMGSLAGATWTKIAAAAPIILLSLTALPFMARGLNAITLGEAAAFHMGVPVQRLKNVAVVGVAAATGASVAASGGIGFVGIVVPHILRMAIGPDHRFLLPAAALLGGSLLIFADVLARTLVAPAELPIGIITAAVGGPFFLWILLRQRSRLAL
- a CDS encoding heme ABC transporter ATP-binding protein, with protein sequence MIEVSGLSVRLSGKSIISDVAFTAKAGELTAIAGPNGSGKTTTMKAISGELAYGGSVRIGGDEVKELKPWQLAAIRGVLPQASTISFPFTVREIVRMGLTSGINVNPDKAEQTAAAALASVDLTGFEGRFYQELSGGEQQRVQLARVLCQIAEPVVDGKPCWLLLDEPVSSLDISHQLTIMTLARNFCERGGGVIAVMHDLNLTALFADRIVLMKSGRLAVAGGIRDVLTDETMLSVFGCALRINQVPTDGTPFVLAHSAVSQR
- a CDS encoding NepR family anti-sigma factor, producing the protein MTTRKKEAADQRKLELRASDILDPNNQIGVRLRSLYASAQEEAIPDRFLDLLEKLDHAEMMASAKMAE
- a CDS encoding sensor histidine kinase, whose protein sequence is MPFTFEGKAAMMERALGSAGISILCQDDRLAIFYAENLPPHFAALFTPGEGDAALFGDAHGRYLTALKHKVLETGMPNNAEVEIDVDGEMRTYELKIQRTGKRGTHGLLSVMAEVTESRHREKVLKSLLRELSHRSKNLLAIIQGIATQTARNTLSLDTFLLKFRGRLQSLSNSQDLITDSSWRGAYLFELAEKQFAPYWPETAGSMPIYGINAHLTPNAAVHLGLALHELIVNSASYGAISGGAASITLNCRDAMIGEKKAIEVTWAEVLQNQREVHEFSDNSFGRTVLERVVPSSVNGKAELNLVPGRIEYRLTIPETEFEIFKRV
- a CDS encoding response regulator translates to MTLSTRIAPHLPYLRRYSRALTGTQTSGDAYVAAVLEAIIADLTIFPDTANDRVALYKLFTQLFGSTAVQIPEPTSPYAWEQRATLNLSKVSPGARQAFLLASVENFRVAEIGEILELDEQDVMRLLDMASQEISRQVATDIMIIEDEPLIAMDIEQMVESLGHRVTGIARTHAEAVALYNKTKPSMVLADIQLADGSSGIDAVNDILKTSSVPVIFITAFPERLLTGERPEPTFLVTKPFNPDMVKALISQALFFNESTRVAA
- a CDS encoding RNA polymerase sigma factor encodes the protein MEDKAQPSFKRELLAALPSLRAFAISLIGRHDRADDLVQDTIMKAWAKQDHFEMGTNMKAWLFTILRNELYSQMRKSGREIQDSDGLFTESMAMHPSQYGALDLQDFKKALDQLPPDQREAIILVGASGFSYEEAAEICGCAVGTIKSRVNRARQRLQELLQISGEADFGPDATSAPLTSKAFAF
- a CDS encoding DUF883 family protein, with product MSYSIFQSGRSRRNGTFHNLESGIEEQVEALRDELAELTRLVGKNSRHQSEKIRSQAGAGYEELLSRSEDLLRELQHGYERGTTEMRDTVRKHPLATLGAAAAFGLAIAFLARR